From a region of the Sporosarcina ureilytica genome:
- a CDS encoding dynamin family protein: MSNFDDKLQELIEQAATCGKLFEMNNDETRFEKLMYFGEKLCKKEYMIGFAGHFSAGKSSMINALTGGDLLPSSPIPTSANIVKVRKAEEDYAILHLLDGKAAKYAGHRFSEAVKSFSKNGDAVSLIEIGHQQSTLPDDITVMDTPGVDSTDDRHRLATESALHLADLVFYTMDYNHVQSELNFTFTKELMRYNPNVYLIINQIDKHRESELPFEQFKQSVQESFNMWGVEPKGIFYTSLMEHDHPHNDFLKVKAIVDGAMRNWQPHFIENATQTLGKLKDEHRTYLQEKIEETKEQFSEVVLEDEWDKRAELIDEADAMEKTMSVVQNQSFAQNFDRARNELIQNAAITPYETRELLKSYLESLSSRFKVGFLFGAKKTEEARIERKKAFEENIKNLLHTQVEVHLRLLMKKVLKEANILTDERSLAIDGMDLSISLTAIEKQFQPADVITGDTILNYASQMKNNIQLEYRRLTDDWKTEMANVVESTGSHTSEKFTHQLQVLKDKIEAITVVDQYLTKLDKMDGTINNPPFAIVEARESFIRKWKEEQELHLTEEIEEEVEERMVPVEEAASTSVPTEENMYIPTDNAIEQAFHVADVLQGEDSFSSVANYLHDKASRLQDQSFTVALFGAFSAGKSSFSNALIGERILPVSPNPTTATINRIRPIMEGKAHGMADVILKTTERMTEDIIRSFEALNIHVTTLEEAFDKVELAMNAQLTDEKQQIHKAFITAFSKGYETFYPQLGEILHVSRQEFVRFVAEEERSCFVESIDFYYDCPLTRKGITLVDTPGADSINARHTDVAFDYIRNADAILFVTYYNHAFARADQEFLIQLGRVKDAFELDKMFFIVNAIDLAKDEEEANAVKSYVAQELQQFGIRHPRVHGLSSLDALEAKVENRPEPLMEGFEEEFHDFLEHDLKGMAVQGLQEETEKTIERLALLIKQTEVNRSRKAERLQELAVIEKDIQTRYESGFGNVLIQNALNESSELLHYVLQRVFLRFNDFFREAYNPSIFMQKSAEQALTAALNDLVGMVGFDVTQEMKVTNLRLLQFMTKQLAERQRVEAKALKELDETLSPIVYEPVEGELLSFEIPFPDATVYRSANKFYKNERSFFEKGDREKLKVHLEELLKNDTAIYLDKMKEQFEHWQREWIQREAESLQRHLLTECMNQMHSEKELLEEDEKLEAWRALYEKIQVKELV; this comes from the coding sequence ATGTCGAATTTTGACGATAAACTTCAAGAGCTTATAGAGCAAGCAGCCACTTGTGGGAAATTATTCGAAATGAATAATGATGAAACTCGTTTTGAAAAGTTAATGTATTTCGGGGAAAAATTATGTAAAAAAGAATATATGATTGGTTTCGCGGGGCATTTTTCGGCTGGAAAATCCTCTATGATAAACGCTTTAACGGGTGGTGATTTATTACCATCTAGTCCGATTCCGACGAGCGCCAATATCGTAAAGGTTCGAAAAGCCGAGGAAGATTATGCAATCCTACACTTACTAGATGGTAAGGCAGCCAAGTATGCGGGGCATCGTTTTTCTGAAGCTGTAAAATCATTTAGTAAAAACGGGGATGCTGTATCTCTCATTGAAATTGGCCATCAACAGTCGACGCTACCAGACGACATCACCGTCATGGATACACCAGGTGTTGATTCGACTGATGACCGTCACCGACTTGCAACGGAATCAGCACTCCATCTAGCAGACCTTGTCTTTTATACGATGGATTACAACCACGTGCAATCGGAGTTAAACTTTACTTTTACGAAAGAATTAATGCGTTATAATCCGAATGTTTATTTAATCATTAACCAAATCGATAAACATCGTGAAAGTGAATTGCCTTTTGAACAGTTTAAGCAATCTGTTCAGGAATCATTTAACATGTGGGGCGTAGAACCGAAAGGCATTTTTTATACATCTTTAATGGAACACGACCATCCGCATAACGACTTTTTAAAAGTGAAAGCGATTGTGGATGGTGCTATGAGAAATTGGCAGCCGCATTTTATTGAAAATGCTACGCAAACTTTAGGGAAATTAAAAGATGAGCATCGAACTTATTTACAAGAAAAAATAGAAGAAACAAAAGAACAGTTTTCCGAAGTTGTTTTGGAAGATGAATGGGATAAACGTGCGGAGCTCATCGACGAGGCCGATGCAATGGAAAAGACGATGTCAGTCGTTCAAAACCAGTCATTTGCGCAAAATTTTGATCGAGCGAGAAATGAATTAATTCAAAATGCGGCGATTACACCGTATGAAACGAGAGAGTTGCTTAAAAGTTATTTAGAGTCATTGTCTAGTCGATTTAAAGTCGGCTTCTTATTTGGTGCAAAGAAAACGGAAGAAGCACGAATAGAACGTAAAAAAGCATTTGAAGAAAATATTAAAAACTTGCTACATACACAAGTAGAAGTTCATTTAAGATTGTTAATGAAGAAAGTGTTAAAAGAAGCAAATATCTTAACAGACGAGCGTTCATTGGCCATCGATGGGATGGATTTATCCATTTCACTAACAGCTATTGAAAAACAATTCCAACCGGCTGATGTCATAACAGGAGACACGATTTTAAATTATGCGAGCCAGATGAAGAATAATATCCAATTAGAATACCGTCGCTTAACAGATGATTGGAAAACAGAAATGGCGAATGTTGTGGAAAGTACAGGAAGTCATACATCTGAAAAGTTTACACATCAACTTCAAGTATTAAAGGATAAAATAGAAGCAATTACCGTCGTTGACCAATACTTAACGAAGTTGGATAAAATGGACGGTACGATAAACAACCCTCCATTTGCCATTGTAGAAGCGCGTGAATCATTCATTCGCAAATGGAAAGAAGAACAGGAACTTCATCTTACTGAAGAAATTGAAGAAGAAGTTGAAGAGCGTATGGTGCCTGTTGAGGAAGCCGCTTCAACAAGCGTTCCTACAGAAGAAAATATGTACATTCCCACCGACAATGCGATTGAACAGGCGTTTCATGTTGCAGATGTTTTGCAAGGCGAGGATAGCTTTTCGTCAGTGGCCAATTATTTACATGACAAAGCAAGCCGGTTACAAGATCAATCGTTTACAGTCGCGTTGTTCGGTGCGTTCAGTGCTGGAAAGTCTTCGTTTTCAAACGCATTAATTGGTGAACGAATTTTGCCTGTATCGCCAAATCCAACAACAGCGACAATCAATCGAATTCGACCTATTATGGAAGGTAAAGCGCATGGAATGGCTGACGTTATTCTAAAAACGACCGAGCGAATGACGGAAGATATTATTCGTTCATTTGAGGCATTAAACATTCATGTCACGACGCTCGAAGAAGCCTTTGACAAAGTTGAGTTAGCAATGAATGCACAGTTGACCGATGAAAAACAACAAATTCATAAAGCATTTATTACTGCGTTTAGTAAAGGGTATGAAACGTTTTATCCACAACTAGGTGAAATTCTACATGTAAGCCGACAAGAATTTGTTCGTTTTGTTGCGGAAGAAGAGCGCAGTTGTTTTGTAGAATCCATCGATTTTTACTATGATTGTCCGCTCACAAGAAAAGGTATTACACTTGTCGATACACCGGGTGCTGACTCCATTAACGCAAGGCATACAGACGTTGCGTTTGACTATATTCGAAATGCAGATGCGATTCTTTTCGTCACGTATTATAATCATGCATTTGCACGGGCGGACCAAGAGTTCTTAATACAACTTGGCCGTGTGAAAGATGCATTTGAGTTAGATAAAATGTTTTTTATTGTCAATGCAATAGATTTAGCGAAAGACGAAGAAGAAGCAAACGCAGTGAAATCATATGTTGCACAAGAACTGCAACAGTTTGGCATACGTCACCCGCGTGTCCATGGTTTATCTAGTCTTGATGCGCTGGAAGCTAAAGTAGAAAATCGTCCAGAACCACTTATGGAAGGGTTTGAAGAGGAGTTTCACGATTTTCTTGAGCATGATTTAAAAGGAATGGCCGTACAAGGGTTACAAGAGGAGACTGAGAAAACAATTGAACGTCTCGCTTTGTTAATTAAACAAACAGAAGTCAACCGATCACGAAAAGCCGAGCGTCTTCAAGAGTTGGCAGTCATTGAAAAGGATATACAAACGAGATACGAGAGTGGCTTTGGAAATGTCCTCATCCAAAATGCGCTCAATGAATCGAGCGAGTTACTCCACTATGTATTACAACGTGTATTTCTACGGTTTAATGATTTCTTTAGAGAAGCCTACAATCCGTCAATTTTTATGCAGAAATCGGCTGAACAAGCGTTGACAGCTGCATTAAATGACCTTGTTGGAATGGTAGGATTTGATGTAACACAAGAAATGAAAGTAACCAATTTAAGGTTATTACAGTTTATGACAAAACAATTAGCGGAACGTCAAAGAGTAGAAGCGAAAGCGCTTAAAGAATTGGACGAGACACTTTCTCCAATTGTCTATGAACCAGTGGAAGGTGAATTGCTTTCATTTGAAATACCTTTTCCAGATGCAACGGTTTATAGAAGTGCAAATAAGTTCTATAAAAATGAACGTTCTTTCTTTGAAAAAGGAGACCGTGAAAAGTTAAAAGTGCATCTCGAAGAATTACTGAAAAATGATACGGCGATTTATTTAGATAAAATGAAAGAGCAGTTTGAACACTGGCAACGCGAATGGATACAAAGAGAAGCCGAAAGCTTGCAACGTCATTTACTCACAGAATGTATGAATCAAATGCATTCGGAAAAAGAATTGCTAGAAGAAGATGAAAAACTTGAAGCGTGGCGTGCGCTCTATGAAAAAATTCAAGTGAAGGAGCTGGTGTAA
- a CDS encoding chemotaxis protein CheX — translation MSLSKNVQQILNATISSLTTVIPLQTKILAPSLTVQPYEQKELSVLIGLVGDIKGRVILDTTPDIVNTIGQAMFGMTIEGEMIESFTGELGNMVVGNLCTTLEKEDLHLDISPPTVMTGTAKISGFRQAFKLPVQMEDGAIMHILLTIDKDK, via the coding sequence ATGAGTTTATCTAAAAATGTACAACAAATCTTAAATGCAACGATTTCTTCATTAACGACTGTAATTCCATTACAAACAAAAATCCTGGCTCCTTCACTAACAGTCCAACCTTATGAACAAAAGGAGTTAAGTGTTCTAATCGGCCTAGTCGGCGATATAAAGGGAAGAGTTATCCTCGATACCACCCCCGATATCGTCAATACAATTGGTCAAGCGATGTTCGGCATGACGATTGAAGGCGAAATGATTGAATCTTTTACCGGCGAATTAGGGAATATGGTTGTCGGAAATTTATGTACGACACTTGAAAAGGAAGACTTGCATCTTGATATTTCTCCGCCAACTGTCATGACCGGAACAGCGAAGATTTCTGGATTTCGACAAGCATTTAAATTGCCTGTCCAAATGGAAGATGGCGCTATCATGCATATCCTACTTACGATTGATAAAGATAAATAA
- a CDS encoding carboxypeptidase M32, with translation MSAYEEAVSIMYWDMRTGAPKKGIPARSQAVGVLSTELFKMSTSDEMKNYLTELQKENDGLNPILLKTVEEVQKEYDLSKKIPTDEYQEYVVLCSESEAIWEEAKEKSDFDMFLPYLEKVVAMTKKFIGYWGEKDGNAYNRLLDQYEPGLTTEIIDEVFDQLKETIVPLVKKIGAQNNQPNTSFIFEKFPKEQQKAFNYKILEQLGYDFDAGRLDETVHPFAMGINTGDVRITTRYDEHDFRSGIFGTIHECGHALYEQNFDKKLEGYPVADGTSMGIHESQSLFYEHFIGHHEGFWKYNFESLQAYSPEQFGNVSLEEFLSAINVAQPSLIRIEADELTYPLHVMIRYEIEKELFNGDLEVKDLPQVWNDKYEEYLGIRPENDAEGVLQDVHWSGGMFGYFPSYALGYMYAAQLKNAMVKDLPQFDELCERGEFEPILAWLTEHVHQYGKMKKPLEIIQDTTGEGLNAKHLADYLEEKYSALYKLS, from the coding sequence ATGAGCGCCTATGAAGAAGCGGTTTCCATTATGTATTGGGATATGCGTACAGGGGCACCGAAAAAAGGAATTCCTGCTCGCTCTCAAGCGGTTGGGGTATTATCCACTGAATTATTTAAAATGAGTACTTCAGATGAGATGAAAAACTATTTGACAGAACTTCAAAAAGAAAATGATGGTTTAAATCCAATTTTATTAAAAACTGTAGAAGAAGTGCAAAAAGAGTACGACCTTAGCAAGAAAATCCCAACCGACGAATACCAAGAATATGTCGTTCTTTGTTCAGAATCGGAAGCGATTTGGGAAGAGGCAAAGGAAAAATCTGATTTTGATATGTTTTTACCGTACCTGGAAAAAGTTGTTGCGATGACGAAGAAGTTTATCGGATATTGGGGCGAAAAAGACGGGAATGCCTATAATCGTTTACTTGATCAATATGAGCCTGGACTTACAACCGAAATTATCGACGAAGTGTTTGACCAATTGAAAGAAACGATTGTTCCACTTGTCAAAAAGATTGGTGCGCAAAATAATCAACCGAATACGTCATTTATATTCGAAAAGTTTCCAAAAGAACAGCAAAAAGCATTCAACTATAAAATCTTAGAACAACTAGGCTATGACTTTGACGCGGGCCGGTTGGACGAGACAGTGCATCCTTTTGCGATGGGCATTAATACTGGTGATGTACGCATTACGACGCGTTATGACGAACATGATTTTCGTTCAGGGATCTTCGGTACAATTCACGAATGCGGTCATGCACTGTATGAGCAAAACTTCGATAAAAAATTAGAAGGTTATCCGGTAGCTGATGGGACTTCCATGGGGATTCATGAATCACAATCCTTGTTTTATGAACATTTTATTGGGCATCATGAAGGGTTTTGGAAATATAATTTTGAGAGCTTACAAGCATACTCACCAGAACAGTTTGGAAACGTGTCGCTTGAAGAATTTTTAAGTGCGATTAACGTTGCGCAACCTTCATTAATTCGCATCGAAGCAGACGAATTAACGTATCCACTTCATGTCATGATTCGTTATGAAATTGAAAAAGAATTATTTAATGGAGATTTAGAAGTAAAGGATTTACCACAAGTGTGGAATGATAAGTACGAAGAATATCTTGGCATCCGACCTGAAAATGACGCGGAAGGTGTTTTACAGGACGTTCATTGGTCTGGCGGGATGTTCGGCTACTTCCCATCCTATGCACTTGGCTATATGTACGCTGCCCAACTAAAAAATGCGATGGTAAAAGATCTTCCACAGTTTGATGAACTTTGCGAAAGAGGAGAGTTTGAACCGATTTTAGCATGGTTGACGGAACATGTTCATCAATACGGAAAAATGAAAAAACCACTTGAAATTATTCAAGATACAACTGGTGAAGGACTAAACGCCAAGCATCTGGCGGATTATTTAGAAGAGAAATATTCAGCGTTATACAAGTTGTCATAA
- a CDS encoding VOC family protein, translating into MKNVMPFLMFQDGKAEEAMNYYTSLIEESEITSIVRYGANEPGDEGTVMQATFSLKGQAFMCIDSNIKHEFDFTPSFSIYITCETEEEIDELYNKLADGGQALMPLGDYGFSKKFGWINDKFGVSWQLNLPL; encoded by the coding sequence ATGAAGAATGTTATGCCTTTTTTAATGTTCCAAGACGGTAAGGCGGAAGAGGCGATGAATTATTACACATCGCTCATCGAGGAGTCAGAAATTACAAGTATTGTAAGATACGGTGCAAATGAACCTGGAGACGAAGGAACGGTTATGCAAGCGACATTTTCCTTGAAAGGACAAGCATTCATGTGCATTGATAGTAATATTAAGCACGAATTTGATTTTACACCTTCATTTTCAATCTATATCACATGCGAAACCGAAGAGGAAATTGACGAGCTTTACAATAAACTTGCTGATGGTGGACAAGCACTTATGCCTTTAGGCGATTATGGATTCAGCAAGAAGTTTGGTTGGATAAATGATAAATTTGGTGTTTCTTGGCAGCTTAATCTACCATTGTGA
- a CDS encoding LLM class flavin-dependent oxidoreductase, whose product MEIGITTFVETTPDVETGQVISHAERIREVVEEIVLADQVGLDVFGVGEHHREDFACSSPTVLLAAAAARTERIKLSSAVTVLSSDDPVRVYQQFSTVDAISNGRAEIMAGRGSFIESFPLFGYDLQDYNELFDEKLDLLLKINESEKVTWQGKHRPSINNLGVYPRTEQEKLPILIASGGTPQSAIRAGVLGLPLALAIIGGSPLQFAPIVRLYKQAAEQAGHDVSKLKVASHSHGFIADTTAEAKDKFYPSTAQVMNVLGKERGWAPYTRESFDAASTLEGALYVGDAKSVAEKIIFLRKNVGIDRFMLHVPVGSMPHEEVLRAIELLGTKVAPIVKEEIARWEEKGNSQ is encoded by the coding sequence ATGGAGATTGGTATTACAACGTTTGTGGAAACAACTCCGGATGTTGAAACAGGTCAAGTGATCAGTCATGCGGAGCGGATACGTGAAGTTGTCGAGGAGATTGTTTTAGCGGATCAAGTCGGGTTAGATGTTTTTGGTGTTGGAGAACATCATCGGGAGGATTTTGCTTGTTCATCACCGACCGTCTTACTTGCGGCTGCAGCAGCACGAACGGAGCGAATTAAACTGTCGAGTGCCGTAACCGTCTTATCGTCTGATGATCCAGTGAGAGTCTATCAACAATTTTCGACTGTGGATGCGATTTCAAATGGACGTGCAGAGATTATGGCGGGAAGAGGTTCGTTTATCGAGTCATTCCCTTTGTTCGGTTATGACTTACAAGATTACAATGAATTATTTGATGAGAAATTAGATTTATTATTAAAAATTAATGAATCTGAAAAAGTGACATGGCAAGGGAAACATCGTCCTTCTATTAATAATTTAGGAGTTTATCCAAGAACGGAACAAGAGAAGCTGCCAATTTTGATTGCGAGTGGAGGAACACCGCAATCTGCTATCAGAGCTGGCGTTCTTGGTTTGCCATTGGCGCTTGCGATAATAGGTGGAAGTCCTTTACAATTTGCACCTATCGTAAGGTTGTACAAGCAAGCGGCGGAACAAGCGGGGCATGATGTATCAAAATTGAAGGTTGCTTCCCATTCACATGGTTTTATCGCAGACACGACAGCTGAGGCAAAAGATAAGTTCTATCCTTCAACTGCACAAGTAATGAACGTTTTAGGGAAAGAGCGCGGCTGGGCGCCGTATACGCGTGAATCCTTCGATGCAGCTAGTACGTTGGAGGGCGCTTTATACGTTGGGGATGCAAAGTCAGTGGCAGAAAAAATCATTTTCCTTCGTAAAAATGTCGGCATTGATCGTTTCATGCTTCACGTACCGGTAGGCTCGATGCCGCATGAGGAAGTTTTACGTGCGATTGAATTATTAGGTACAAAAGTTGCACCTATCGTAAAAGAAGAGATCGCGCGATGGGAAGAAAAAGGGAATAGTCAATAA
- a CDS encoding DMT family transporter, translating to MTKRKANGVKRGIGLGATSAIAWGVDTVIIGVIIASSPFKEATLLAPIIAAFMHDFFSSIWISLLMIIRGQFINVLKLLKTKSGAILMLAALSGGPLAMSFYFLGIQYAGVTYAASIASIFPGIGAVLAFFFLKEKMNKRTWSGVVLSIIGVIILAYVPTNMDAESNFFIGILFSLGAAIFWGLEGVISAWGMRGKDVEPLYAINIRQITSAFSYGIVIVPFLHGYPLVFEAATTSIVWVIAIAGFLGTANYSLYYSSINLIGAARGQSLNNTYVFWAIVTEILFIGTPINLQFIIGAIIVLFGSILVSGNIKK from the coding sequence ATGACTAAAAGAAAAGCTAATGGTGTCAAAAGGGGTATAGGTTTAGGTGCAACATCTGCTATTGCATGGGGTGTTGATACAGTAATTATTGGTGTGATTATTGCAAGTTCGCCATTTAAGGAAGCTACGCTGTTGGCACCGATTATTGCTGCATTTATGCATGACTTTTTCTCTTCGATTTGGATTTCTTTGCTTATGATTATTAGAGGGCAATTTATCAACGTTTTAAAGTTATTGAAAACGAAAAGCGGTGCCATCTTAATGTTAGCTGCATTATCAGGCGGCCCTTTAGCCATGAGCTTTTATTTTCTCGGCATTCAATACGCAGGCGTTACGTATGCCGCAAGTATTGCATCTATATTCCCTGGTATTGGTGCCGTACTGGCATTCTTTTTTCTAAAAGAGAAAATGAATAAGAGAACTTGGTCCGGCGTTGTTTTAAGCATCATCGGAGTCATTATATTGGCCTATGTGCCAACAAATATGGATGCAGAAAGCAATTTCTTTATAGGTATACTATTCTCATTGGGCGCTGCAATATTCTGGGGACTTGAAGGTGTCATTAGCGCCTGGGGGATGAGGGGAAAAGATGTCGAACCTTTATATGCCATTAATATTCGTCAAATCACTTCAGCGTTCAGTTATGGCATAGTAATTGTACCATTTCTTCATGGCTACCCTTTAGTTTTTGAAGCAGCTACCACTAGCATCGTTTGGGTAATCGCCATTGCTGGTTTTTTAGGAACCGCAAATTACTCATTATACTATTCGTCCATTAATTTAATCGGAGCAGCAAGGGGACAATCTTTGAATAATACGTATGTATTTTGGGCGATTGTGACTGAAATTTTATTTATCGGTACGCCGATTAATTTACAATTTATCATCGGTGCCATCATCGTATTATTCGGTTCAATCCTTGTTTCGGGGAATATTAAAAAATAA
- a CDS encoding MFS transporter, with protein MNFKVIILAISAVAVGLVELVVGGILPTIAKDLNISIGTAGQLITVYALVYAVAGPVLLVLTSKMERKKVFLVSLLVFIAGNIMTYFSSNITSFMIARVVIAMSTALIVVLSLTIATKVVKPSQQARAVGLVYMGISSSLVLGVPLGILISDAFGWRVIFLIIAVLAAGSFILISIFLGKMPGGDAIPLKVQLKAVASLKLGSAQLATMFLLAGHYTLYAYFTPYLESELQLNSTWVSAAYLVFGIAAISGGAVGGILSDKIGAKKSVLLVIVSFAISLFVLPFTTFSIVLFTPIMIIWALLSWAITPPQQSYLIQSDPSTADIQQSFNNSAIQVGISIGSAIGGIVMAQGGSVSNLPWVGSAVTILALLCAVLSFSRPIVSKEAMENKVTD; from the coding sequence ATGAATTTTAAAGTCATCATATTAGCAATTTCAGCCGTTGCGGTTGGACTTGTGGAGCTGGTTGTTGGCGGTATTTTACCAACAATCGCGAAAGATTTAAATATATCAATTGGTACTGCTGGACAGCTCATAACGGTGTATGCGCTTGTATATGCCGTTGCTGGGCCGGTATTATTAGTGTTAACTAGTAAAATGGAGCGCAAGAAGGTCTTTCTCGTTTCATTACTTGTCTTTATTGCGGGTAACATCATGACCTATTTTAGTTCGAACATTACCTCTTTTATGATTGCAAGAGTCGTAATAGCGATGAGTACTGCATTAATTGTAGTTTTGTCATTGACCATCGCTACAAAAGTTGTGAAACCTTCACAGCAAGCTAGAGCAGTTGGCCTTGTGTATATGGGAATCAGCTCGTCGCTTGTATTGGGTGTTCCGTTAGGGATTTTAATTTCTGATGCATTTGGCTGGAGAGTCATATTTCTCATTATCGCTGTTTTAGCTGCAGGTTCGTTTATACTGATATCAATATTTTTGGGAAAAATGCCAGGTGGAGACGCGATTCCTTTAAAGGTGCAATTAAAGGCGGTTGCCAGCTTAAAACTTGGCAGTGCACAACTAGCGACAATGTTTTTGCTCGCAGGTCATTATACGCTTTATGCTTATTTCACGCCTTATTTGGAGAGCGAGTTACAGTTGAATTCAACTTGGGTCAGTGCCGCTTATCTTGTATTTGGAATAGCGGCAATTAGCGGCGGCGCAGTTGGCGGAATACTATCAGATAAGATTGGTGCGAAAAAAAGTGTACTGTTAGTGATTGTTTCATTTGCAATCTCATTGTTTGTACTTCCTTTTACGACTTTTTCAATTGTACTATTTACACCGATTATGATCATTTGGGCGCTGTTAAGCTGGGCAATTACACCGCCGCAGCAAAGTTACTTGATTCAATCAGATCCAAGTACGGCTGATATTCAGCAAAGCTTCAATAACTCAGCGATACAAGTGGGGATTTCGATTGGTTCGGCAATTGGAGGCATCGTAATGGCACAGGGCGGCTCTGTATCCAATTTGCCATGGGTCGGAAGTGCCGTCACTATTTTAGCATTGCTTTGTGCCGTGCTTTCTTTTTCCAGACCAATTGTTTCCAAAGAAGCAATGGAGAATAAGGTAACTGATTAA
- a CDS encoding dihydropteridine reductase, translated as MQIYWTKINKVIQEAPEIRTYLLDCPEGFTWEEGAYTHLALEGFNTGDKPNRSLIRHMSISTLPHENSIGITTRIRKQCSEFKSILRDLEVGDEMAFFKTRSNVPLKREGKNIYMLSSGVGLATFRPLVLDYFERADDIKHIHSLNIDSKRDYLFTNIFESAPEKRFTSQFIDNRNDYYEEVKNLAADKDGLFYVVGSDEFLVQNIEVLRDQGIGLEQIMLDKPERKLAEFLSVQLLV; from the coding sequence ATGCAAATATACTGGACTAAAATAAATAAAGTTATTCAAGAAGCGCCTGAGATTAGAACGTACTTGCTAGACTGTCCGGAAGGTTTTACATGGGAAGAAGGGGCATATACCCACTTAGCATTGGAAGGTTTTAATACCGGGGATAAACCAAACCGCAGCTTGATTCGCCATATGTCAATCTCTACCTTACCGCACGAGAATTCGATTGGTATTACCACCCGTATTAGGAAGCAGTGTTCTGAATTTAAATCGATTTTAAGAGACTTAGAAGTGGGCGATGAAATGGCGTTTTTTAAAACCCGCTCCAATGTGCCGCTTAAAAGAGAAGGTAAGAATATTTATATGCTCTCATCAGGTGTAGGATTGGCAACTTTTAGACCACTTGTACTTGATTATTTCGAACGGGCTGATGATATTAAACATATTCATTCACTAAACATCGATTCAAAAAGAGACTATTTATTTACTAATATTTTTGAATCAGCACCCGAAAAGAGGTTCACATCACAGTTTATCGATAACCGTAATGACTATTACGAAGAAGTGAAAAATCTTGCTGCAGACAAAGATGGACTTTTCTATGTTGTCGGCAGTGACGAATTCCTCGTGCAAAATATTGAAGTACTGCGTGATCAGGGCATCGGGTTGGAGCAGATTATGCTCGATAAGCCTGAGCGGAAATTGGCAGAGTTTTTATCTGTACAATTGTTAGTTTAA
- a CDS encoding metal-sensing transcriptional repressor, with the protein MVEDGRDCSEVLIQLSAVISALNNTGKVILKDHIDHCIVEAVEVGDKAAIDDLTRAIDCFIK; encoded by the coding sequence ATGGTAGAAGACGGAAGAGATTGCAGTGAGGTACTCATTCAACTGTCTGCGGTAATCTCCGCGCTGAATAACACGGGTAAGGTTATATTAAAAGATCATATAGATCATTGTATTGTTGAAGCAGTAGAAGTAGGGGATAAAGCTGCTATTGATGATCTAACTAGGGCGATTGATTGTTTTATAAAATAG